One stretch of Chelonia mydas isolate rCheMyd1 chromosome 17, rCheMyd1.pri.v2, whole genome shotgun sequence DNA includes these proteins:
- the LOC102936557 gene encoding neuferricin isoform X2 encodes MLTIQNWLSFYSENYICVGKLVGRFYDENGAPTKALEQAKAVIEEVLKFNGQNDEKKQFPPCNSEWSSTSGSRFWCSKQSGGVNRDWIGVPRKLYKPGFRDSQCVCVRTTGPPSGQLDSEHSDRGDLDNPNLQEYKGCYTLADWCVLKD; translated from the exons AAAACTGGCTCTCTTTCTACAGCGAGAACTACATTTGTGTTG GCAAACTGGTAGGAAGATTCTATGATGAAAATGGGGCCCCCACaaaagctctggaacaggccAAGGCTGTCATTGAAGAAGTGCTGAAGTTCAATGGACAAAACGATGAGAAGAAGCAGTTCCCTCCCTGTAACTCTGAATGGAGCTCAACCAGTGGCAGCAGATTCTGGTGTTCCAAACAAAG TGGGGGAGTGAACAGAGACTGGATTGGAGTCCCCAGGAAGCTGTACAAGCCTGGTTTCAGGGACAgtcaatgtgtgtgtgtaagaactACTGGACCTCCCTCTGGACAATTGGATTCTGAGCACAGTGACAGAGGTGACTTGGACAATCCTAACTTGCAAGAATACAAGGGATGCTATACACTAGCTGACTGGTGTGTGTTAAAAGATTAA